In Thermus islandicus DSM 21543, a single genomic region encodes these proteins:
- a CDS encoding FmdB family zinc ribbon protein — translation MPVYVYKGLHTGNYYEFEQGFHEDPLEAHPETGEPLKRVITPPAIIFKGSGWHVKDYAKKDSGTKSEGGEADAKE, via the coding sequence ATGCCGGTGTACGTGTACAAGGGGCTGCACACCGGAAACTACTACGAGTTTGAGCAAGGCTTCCACGAGGATCCCCTCGAGGCCCACCCCGAGACGGGGGAGCCCTTGAAGCGGGTCATCACCCCCCCGGCCATCATCTTCAAGGGCTCGGGCTGGCACGTGAAGGACTACGCCAAGAAGGACTCCGGGACCAAGTCCGAGGGCGGGGAGGCCGACGCCAAGGAGTAG
- a CDS encoding HAD family hydrolase, which translates to MRGALLDRDGVLLLLDEEALYKKALELAAQGAGLERSLAVLARAVRVLNEAVGGLKVRTLEEEEALWRSLALEAARELRVPEERLLPWRYYRFMKPAPGAEALLMGLKAMGLRIGVLSNTLPSLRESLAHHGLDGYVDGFFASCALGVAKPDPRAFLLALEGLGLKPEETLYLDDDPENVEAARRLGLRAEVYAVRAPGARPQ; encoded by the coding sequence ATGCGGGGCGCCCTCTTGGACCGGGACGGGGTCCTCCTCCTCCTAGACGAGGAGGCCCTGTACAAGAAGGCCCTGGAGCTCGCCGCCCAAGGGGCGGGCCTGGAGCGGAGCCTGGCCGTCCTGGCGCGCGCGGTCCGGGTCCTGAACGAGGCGGTGGGCGGGCTTAAAGTCCGCACCCTGGAGGAGGAGGAGGCCCTGTGGCGGTCCTTGGCCCTCGAGGCCGCCCGGGAGCTTCGCGTGCCGGAGGAGCGCCTCCTCCCCTGGCGCTACTACCGCTTCATGAAGCCGGCCCCGGGGGCGGAGGCCCTGCTTATGGGGCTAAAGGCCATGGGCCTCCGCATCGGGGTGCTTTCCAACACCCTGCCGAGCCTCCGGGAAAGCCTGGCCCACCACGGGCTGGACGGGTACGTGGACGGCTTCTTCGCCTCCTGCGCCCTGGGGGTGGCCAAGCCCGACCCCCGGGCCTTCCTCCTGGCCCTGGAGGGCCTGGGCCTAAAGCCCGAGGAAACCCTCTACCTGGACGACGACCCGGAGAACGTGGAGGCCGCCCGGAGGCTGGGCCTCCGGGCAGAGGTCTACGCGGTCAGAGCACCGGGAGCTCGGCCGCAGTGA
- a CDS encoding DUF192 domain-containing protein — protein MERNPLFPLTAFGLLILLAVFGFLGYLLAERRLPSPPPFTGLLVETREGPRLLKGRLARTPEAWARGLGVRQEPLEALLYLFPEATDAPFSARGYRFPVAVAFLDGEGRVLKVAHLRPGEAVAPGTAYRGVLEVREGLLPLRPGDRVLLSEPAAPGQGP, from the coding sequence GTGGAACGGAACCCCCTCTTCCCCCTGACCGCCTTTGGCCTCCTCATCCTGCTCGCCGTCTTCGGCTTCCTGGGCTACCTCCTGGCCGAACGGCGCCTGCCGAGCCCACCCCCCTTCACGGGCCTCCTGGTGGAAACCCGGGAAGGCCCCCGCCTCCTCAAGGGCCGCCTGGCCCGTACCCCCGAGGCCTGGGCCCGGGGCCTGGGGGTGAGGCAGGAGCCCCTGGAGGCCCTCCTTTACCTCTTTCCCGAGGCCACGGACGCCCCCTTCAGCGCCCGGGGGTACCGCTTCCCCGTGGCGGTGGCCTTTCTGGACGGGGAGGGCCGGGTGCTCAAGGTGGCCCACCTCAGGCCGGGGGAGGCCGTGGCCCCCGGCACCGCCTACCGGGGGGTGCTGGAGGTGCGGGAAGGCCTCCTCCCCCTCCGGCCCGGGGACCGGGTGCTCCTCAGCGAGCCGGCTGCCCCTGGGCAAGGCCCCTGA
- a CDS encoding adenine phosphoribosyltransferase, producing METYPISIGGVTRHVPLIEPLPGRRIPLVEFLGDPELVRAAAQALKPLVPRETEVLFTTETSPIPLTHVLAEEMGLPYVVARRRRRPYMEDPIIQEVETLTLGVGEVLWLDRRFAEKLLNQKVTLVSDVVSSGETMKAMGRMVLRAGGHVVGRIAAFRQGSPALEVVTAAELPVL from the coding sequence GTGGAAACCTATCCCATCAGCATCGGCGGCGTCACCCGGCACGTCCCCCTCATTGAGCCCCTGCCCGGGCGGCGTATCCCCCTAGTGGAGTTTTTGGGCGATCCGGAGCTGGTGCGGGCCGCGGCCCAGGCCCTAAAGCCCCTGGTGCCGCGCGAAACCGAGGTTCTCTTCACCACGGAGACCAGCCCCATCCCCCTCACCCACGTGCTGGCGGAGGAGATGGGCCTGCCGTACGTGGTGGCCAGGAGGCGCCGCCGGCCCTACATGGAGGACCCCATCATCCAGGAGGTGGAGACCCTGACCCTCGGGGTGGGGGAGGTGCTGTGGCTGGACCGGCGCTTTGCCGAGAAGCTCCTGAACCAGAAGGTGACCCTGGTTTCCGATGTGGTCTCCAGCGGGGAGACCATGAAGGCCATGGGGCGGATGGTGCTCCGGGCCGGGGGGCACGTGGTGGGCCGGATCGCCGCCTTCCGGCAGGGGAGCCCTGCCCTCGAGGTGGTCACTGCGGCCGAGCTCCCGGTGCTCTGA
- a CDS encoding 5-formyltetrahydrofolate cyclo-ligase has protein sequence MDKLALRRFARQVWRGLDREALGRGVVEALLPWLRERGFQDILLYHPLPLELDLTPLLERYPARYYLPKVVGEGLGVHPFGPLVPGPFGLLEPATPAVEPKVLDLVLVPGLAFDLEGFRLGRGRGFYDRFLASVAAETVGVAPEALLLPRLPRDPWDVPVAYLATERGVRRAG, from the coding sequence GTGGACAAGCTGGCCCTGAGGCGCTTCGCCCGCCAGGTCTGGCGCGGCCTGGACCGGGAGGCCCTGGGGCGAGGGGTGGTGGAGGCCCTCCTCCCTTGGCTCAGGGAGAGGGGGTTCCAGGACATCCTCCTCTACCACCCCCTGCCCCTGGAGCTGGACCTCACCCCCCTCCTGGAGCGCTACCCCGCCCGTTACTACCTGCCCAAGGTGGTGGGGGAAGGTCTGGGCGTCCACCCCTTCGGCCCCCTGGTCCCGGGGCCCTTCGGCCTCCTGGAGCCCGCCACCCCGGCGGTGGAGCCTAAGGTCCTGGACCTCGTCCTGGTGCCGGGCCTGGCCTTTGACCTGGAGGGTTTCCGCCTGGGCCGGGGCCGGGGCTTCTACGACCGCTTCCTGGCCTCGGTGGCCGCAGAGACGGTAGGGGTGGCCCCAGAGGCCCTCCTCCTTCCCCGCCTGCCCCGCGACCCCTGGGACGTGCCCGTGGCCTACCTCGCCACGGAGCGGGGGGTGCGGCGGGCGGGCTGA